Genomic window (Pirellulales bacterium):
CTTCTTCGGCCAGGCTGAGAACTCGCTGCGCGGCATTCGCGACCATGCCAGGCCGGCGGTGGACGGGTGACAACAAACCGGCCAGCGCCGCGACGCCGGCCAGGCACACGATCACGAAAAGCAGGTTGCGAGCCCACACGATTTGTGTCCCCGGGCCGGCGGAGTTCCCTAGTGGGTGCCACGCATCGCTTCATGGTATCGCGAGCGGAGTGCAAGGGGCATAAGTTCTTCGCCGCGGGGGTGAAAATCTTAGCGGCGGCCGTCAAGCAGCGGCGGACACGAGCGAATCTGCTTATAGTGAAGCCTGTTCCGAGAATAACCGGCCCAGTCCGGCACTGCGAAGGACTCTACCAAGAGTTTCAGGCCGAGCCATGAGCATCTCGCTCGCCGATGCGTCGATTGCCACGGTCCCGGTGGGCAGCCGAGGCGAGAGGCCGCCAGGAACCGAGCCGGCGTCGAAGAGCAATGGGATCTGGCGCGTCGCGCGCGGGATCTCCTCGGGCACGGAATACCTTTTCGGTTGTGCAGCATTATTTGTCGGCCTGGCCATTCTGGCGACGCTTCCTGTTTTGCAACTGATGAGCCTGGGCTATCTGCTCGAGGCGGCCAGCCGCGTGGCGCGCTCAGGGCGCATCACCGCCGGCCTGATCGGCATTCGCAAAGCGGCGCGGCTGGGCAGTATCGTGCTGGGCACGTGGCTACTGCTTTGGCCGCTACGACTGGTGTCGCTTCTGTCGGGCTCGGCGCGATTGATCGAGCCTGACGGCGGCGCCGAACGGTTCTGGACCGTTGCCCTGTGGGTGCTGACGGTGCTCTTCGTAATGCACGTGGCGAGCGTTTGCTGGCGAGGCGGACGACTGCGTAGCTTCTTCTGGCCACGACCGGTGCGCTTTCTACGAGAGCTTCGACAGCCCGGCGCGTACGCCAAAGCGCGCGATGCGGTTTGGGAATTTGTGCGCGGATTGCGCTTACCGCACTATTTTTCGCTGGGTTTGCGCGGATTCGTAGGGGGCCTGGCATGGCTGCTCGTGCCGATTACCTTGTTGGCATCCGGTGCGCGGGCGCCGCTGTTGGGTTTTCTCGGCGGCGCTCTCTTGGCGATCGTGGTCGTGTACCTGCCGTTTGCACAAGTGCGGTTCGCGGTGAAAAATCGCCTGCGGGCCATGTTCGAAGTCCGCGCGGTGCGCGATCACTTCCGTCGCGCCCCGCTGGCGTTTTTTGTCGCACTGCTGGTCACGCTCGCGTCAGCAATCCCCTTGTACCTGCTGAAGATCGAGATCATCCCGCGCGAGGCTGCCTGGCTGCCCAGCCTGGTCTTCGTGGCATTTATTTTCCCTGCGCGCCTTCTGGCCGGCTGGGCCTATGGGCGCAGCGGGCGGCGGACGACGCCACGTCACGGCATTTTTCGCATGGCGGCGCGATTGGCGATGGTGCCGGCGGCGATCGCCTACGCGGCGATCGTGTATTTCACGCAATTCACCAGTTGGTACGGCCTCGCCAGCCTCTACGAGCAGCATGCGTTTCTGCTGCCGGTACCGTTTCTTGACCTGTAGATCGCTGGCGTCGTTTCAACGGTTCATCTTGCGTCGGAGTCGCTTCAGAAACCGCTCCATGGCGACCACGTGCCGCACGTGCTTGCCCCGGCCGATGATCTCCTGCTCGTCGTGGGCGTCGATGGCAAAGGTGACCCGCTGCCCGTCGATCTCCAGCACTTCGGCATGGGCCACGACCATCGCGCCGGCCGGCGTAGCGGCCAGATGCTCGAACTCAAAGCCCACCCCCACCGATTGTTCGCCGGCATCGAGGTGCGGGAGCAGCGCATTGAAGGCCGCGTATTCCATGAGCATCAGCATGAAGGGGGAGCCAAAGACCGGCGGCCCGGCGGGATCGTAGTGGCTTACCAACTGGGCCGAGACGACGCGCTGCGATGCTTCGCCGCGGGCGCCAACGTGTAACGTGTCCTTCATGGCATGACTCGCAAGGAAATCGTCTAAAGAATTCCGCAGCGCACGCCCATAAGCGGCCCCGCGCGGCCCCAAGATTATGCGGTGCAATCGCTTGCCACGGAAGGAGCGGGCCTGGCAATCAAGGGGCCTCTGGCGCCGGCCTAGGGGTGTTTGTCGCCGCCCGGTAGAATGCACAGACGGGCAAGACGGGCCGCGCTTGGCAGCCCGCAATTTCGGAGGATGCTTTGATGCCTCGGCAAAACCTCGTGGTGCTGGTGATCGCGGCGGTGGTGTCGATCGTCTGCTTTCGGCAGGCCGACAGCGCGCACCGCAGCGAATACGGCCGGATGTACGATACCTTTGCCGAGGTTTTGAAAGAGGTCGACGCCTACTACCTGCGGAAAGTCGAAAATCAGCAGCTCTTCGAGGGCGCGCTGCAAGGGATCATGGGGCGGCTCGATCCCTACTCGGCGTACATCGGTCCCGATCAGTTTGCCGAATTCGTGGCCACGCTCGAGCAGCGCTTCGGTGGTGTGGGCATCGAGGTGACGATTAACGCCGAAACGGGCGCTCTGGAAGTCACCACGCCGCTGGCCGATTCACCGGCCTTTGCCGCCGGCGTGCGGGCCGGGGACATCATCAAAAAAATTGACGGCCGCAGCACCGAGGGGCTGGTGCCGGACGACATCGACGAAATCGTCGGACGATTGCGCGGGCGCCAGGGAGTGGTGCAGCTGACCGTGATGCACAAGGGCGAAACTGAGCCGGTCGAGATTTCGATCGGCCGGGCGATGATCCCCGTCGACTCGGTGCTGGGAGACGCCCGCGACGCGGAGAACCATTGGGACTTCTTTCTGGCCGGCGAAGAGCGGATCGGCTACGTGCGGATTGCGAACTTTGGCGAGAATACCGAGCGCGAGCTGAAC
Coding sequences:
- a CDS encoding DUF4013 domain-containing protein produces the protein MSISLADASIATVPVGSRGERPPGTEPASKSNGIWRVARGISSGTEYLFGCAALFVGLAILATLPVLQLMSLGYLLEAASRVARSGRITAGLIGIRKAARLGSIVLGTWLLLWPLRLVSLLSGSARLIEPDGGAERFWTVALWVLTVLFVMHVASVCWRGGRLRSFFWPRPVRFLRELRQPGAYAKARDAVWEFVRGLRLPHYFSLGLRGFVGGLAWLLVPITLLASGARAPLLGFLGGALLAIVVVYLPFAQVRFAVKNRLRAMFEVRAVRDHFRRAPLAFFVALLVTLASAIPLYLLKIEIIPREAAWLPSLVFVAFIFPARLLAGWAYGRSGRRTTPRHGIFRMAARLAMVPAAIAYAAIVYFTQFTSWYGLASLYEQHAFLLPVPFLDL
- a CDS encoding hotdog domain-containing protein; this translates as MKDTLHVGARGEASQRVVSAQLVSHYDPAGPPVFGSPFMLMLMEYAAFNALLPHLDAGEQSVGVGFEFEHLAATPAGAMVVAHAEVLEIDGQRVTFAIDAHDEQEIIGRGKHVRHVVAMERFLKRLRRKMNR
- a CDS encoding S41 family peptidase; protein product: MPRQNLVVLVIAAVVSIVCFRQADSAHRSEYGRMYDTFAEVLKEVDAYYLRKVENQQLFEGALQGIMGRLDPYSAYIGPDQFAEFVATLEQRFGGVGIEVTINAETGALEVTTPLADSPAFAAGVRAGDIIKKIDGRSTEGLVPDDIDEIVGRLRGRQGVVQLTVMHKGETEPVEISIGRAMIPVDSVLGDARDAENHWDFFLAGEERIGYVRIANFGENTERELNEALAWLAERNVRGLILDLRNNRGGVFDQAVATCDLFLKEGRIVSTRGRDGVEIKAEEASGNAPYAELPLVVLVNQHTASAAEIVAACLQDHGRAIVVGQRTYGKGTVQNVIRLEGGRSLLKLTTASYWRPSGQDIHRYPDIKDQEHWGVQPNAGYEVPLDEAATNELARRRHQRDVIRAGDEAPPAVEQPPEVATSEDPQLKRALEALTALLAR